From a region of the Cucumis sativus cultivar 9930 chromosome 6, Cucumber_9930_V3, whole genome shotgun sequence genome:
- the LOC101221150 gene encoding U-box domain-containing protein 13, with amino-acid sequence MEGGNNGGSFRSLIDLVNDVASISDFRYAVRKQYCNLARRLKLLIPMFEEMRDMKQPLPDDIVQALASLKEALESTKELLRHGSEGSKIYLGLEREQILNQFHKVTARLEQALNEISHEALDISDEVKEQVDLVLSQFKRARERKDTEDAELYVNLNSLYNNRDVATDPSILKGLAEKLQLMDIADLTQESLALHEMVSASDGDPGGRFEKMSILLKRIKDFMLTENPEFGSSKEQSHPRTGGQTSAGKKNISSLHIPEDFRCPISLDLMKDPVIVSTGQTYERGFIEKWLADGHMTCPKTQQVLTSKILTPNYVLRSLIAQWCEANGIKPPQRASSSQPSELTPAERSKYEALLHKLTSGNIEDKRSAAGEIRLLAKRNANNRVAIAEAGAIPLLVDLLSTTDPLTQEHAVTALLNLSICDNNKRSIMSCRAAPGIVHVLKWGSMEARENAAATLFSLSVVDEYKVMIGASGAILPLIALLNEGTQRGKKDAATALFNLCFFQGNKIKAVRGGVVSILMQLLTESRIGMVDEALAILAILANNSEGRAAIGAAESVPILVNLIGTGSPRNRENAAAVLVHLCMGDKRHLVEAKELGVIGLLVDMAENGTDRGKRKATQLLDQINRFTELQKEGEVQSQSQSQPLLPPPSAIGNVES; translated from the exons ATGGAGGGAGGTAACAATGGCGGCTCCTTTCGGAGTTTGATCGACTTGGTGAACGATGTTGCTTCAATCTCTGACTTCAGGTATGCGGTCAGAAAGCAGTATTGTAATTTAGCTAGGCGGCTGAAGCTGTTGATCCCAATGTTTGAAGAGATGAGGGATATGAAGCAACCGCTGCCGGATGATATCGTTCAAGCTCTTGCTTCGTTGAAAGAAGCTCTGGAATCGACTAAGGAGTTGCTTAGACATGGGAGCGAGGGGAGCAAGATTTATCTG GGCTTGGAGAGAGAGCaaattttgaatcaatttCACAAGGTGACAGCAAGACTGGAGCAAGCTCTGAATGAAATTTCACATGAAGCTCTTGACATATCTGATGAAGTCAAGGAGCAG GTTGACCTTGTTCTCTCTCAATTCAAAAGGGCAAGAGAAAGGAAGGATACAGAAGATGCTGAGCTGTATGTTAACCTGAACTCTCTCTATAACAACAGAGATGTTGCTACTGATCCTTCTATCTTGAAAGGATTGGCTGAGAAGTTGCAATTGATGGATATAGCTGATCTTACTCAAGAATCTCTTGCTTTACATGAAATGGTTTCGGCTAGTGATGGAGATCCAGGAGGGAGATTTGAGAAAATGTCGATACTATTGAAgagaataaaagattttatgcTAACTGAAAACCCTGAATTTGGTTCTTCAAAAGAACAGAGTCATCCTCGCACTGGTGGACAAACGTCTGCtggtaagaaaaatatatcgTCCCTTCACATACCTGAGGACTTTCGATGCCCCATATCCCTGGATTTGATGAAAGATCCCGTCATTGTCTCTACAGGACAG aCCTATGAACGTGGTTTCATTGAGAAGTGGCTGGCAGATGGACACATGACATGCCCAAAAACTCAACAAGTTCTCACTAGCAAAATTCTTACACCAAATTATGTTTTACGTAGTCTCATAGCTCAATGGTGCGAGGCCAATGGGATCAAACCACCACAACGTGCCAGCAGTTCTCAGCCGAGTGAGTTGACTCCGGCTGAACGCTCTAAGTATGAAGCTCTACTCCACAAGCTCACATCAGGTAACATTGAAGACAAGCGATCTGCTGCTGGTGAGATTCGGCTTCTAGCCAAACGCAATGCAAATAATCGTGTAGCCATTGCTGAAGCTGGTGCAATTCCTCTTCTTGTTGATCTCCTTTCAACAACAGACCCCCTCACTCAAGAGCATGCTGTGACAGCATTACTTAACCTATCAATTTGTGACAATAACAAGAGAAGCATCATGTCCTGTAGGGCTGCGCCTGGCATAGTCCATGTGCTGAAGTGGGGGAGTATGGAAGCACGTGAAAATGCTGCTGCCACTCTTTTCAGTCTCTCTGTTGTAGATGAATATAAAGTAATGATCGGCGCATCGGGAGCCATTCTGCCACTTATTGCACTACTTAATGAAGGTACTCAAAGGGGGAAGAAGGATGCTGCAACGGCTCTATTCAACTTGTGTTTCTTCCAAGGTAACAAGATAAAGGCAGTCAGGGGTGGTGTTGTTTCCATACTAATGCAGCTGTTGACAGAATCTAGAATAGGGATGGTAGATGAGGCCCTTGCAATATTAGCCATACTGGCCAACAATTCCGAAGGACGAGCCGCTATTGGAGCAGCCGAATCTGTCCCCATTTTAGTAAATCTCATTGGAACAGGATCCCCTAGGAATAGGGAAAATGCAGCTGCAGTTTTGGTGCATCTTTGCATGGGAGACAAACGACATCTTGTTGAAGCAAAGGAGCTTGGAGTGATTGGTTTGCTTGTGGATATGGCAGAAAATGGAACAGACCGAGGTAAGCGCAAAGCAACACAATTGCTTGACCAAATAAACAGGTTTACAGAGCTGCAGAAAGAGGGTGAGGTTCAATCTCAGTCTCAATCCCAGCCGTTACTACCACCACCTTCCGCAATCGGCAACGTTGAAAGCTGA
- the LOC101221388 gene encoding probable protein S-acyltransferase 15: MVELHDRKKPAKWPDLIGRCIVSLLLVLLTQSTQFLVPHFFSDLSFFIQLLLSAVMLLTVASAAGWCRRLIRIRSSAPAFVFFSVLFVWLVYIAVVRQDASLLMNLLFNGQIILLIFGLCRMLLSDPGLVSHSPSPSDAIPQSSVLEIDTHHQDIGLGDRLRCCPICKTYVKGFDHHCPAFGNCIGHKNYVLFMVLLFGFIWTEATYITCSSQYSAVSELLDGDGARLEVNFSRKVARSTMLFSILQLVWQVAFFSWHIYCICFNIRTDEWIHWKRYPEFQIVVQSEQGQRSSEMKFRNPYDKGILQNVKEFMVSKQ; this comes from the exons atggtGGAATTACATGACCGGAAGAAACCGGCGAAATGGCCGGATCTGATCGGTCGTTGCATAGTCTCTCTATTACTTGTTTTGCTTACTCAAAGCACCCAATTTCTTGTTCCTCACTTCTTCTCCGATTTGTCCTTCTTCATTCAACTCCTACTTTCAG cTGTGATGCTTCTAACAGTTGCAAGCGCTGCTGGATGGTGCAGGCGGCTTATTCGAATCCGCTCGTCTGCTCCAGCGTTCGTTTTCTTCAGTGTACTTTTCGTCTGGCTGGTTTACATAGCTGTTGTTCGACAAG ATGCTTCGCTTTTGATGAATCTTCTGTTTAATGGGCAGATAATCTTGCTCATCTTTGGCCTTTGCAG GATGTTACTCAGTGATCCTGGTTTAGTGTCACATAGTCCATCGCCTTCGGATGCAATTCCCCAAAGTTCAGTTTTAGAAATTGACACTCACCATCag GATATTGGATTGGGTGATAGGTTGAGATGCTGTCCAATATGCAAGACATATGTGAAAGGCTTTGACCACCATTGCCCCGCATTCGGAAACTGTATTG GGCATAAAAATTATGTCCTCTTCATGGTTTTACTATTTGGATTTATCTGGACTGAAGCTACTTACATAACGTGCTCATCTCAAT ATTCGGCTGTGTCTGAACTTCTTGATGGTGATGGAGCTAGGTTAGAG GTCAATTTCTCAAGGAAAGTGGCCAGGAGCACCATGCTATTCTCTATTCTACAATTAGTATGGCAG GTGGCGTTTTTCTCGTGGCATATATATTGTATCTGCTTCAATATTAGAACAGACGAATGG ATTCATTGGAAGAGGTATCCAGAATTTCAAATTGTTGTTCAATCTGAGCAGG GCCAAAGGTCCAGTGAAATGAAGTTCAGAAACCCATATGACAAAGGAATTTTACAGAATGTAAAGGAGTTCATGGTTTCAAAACAATGA
- the LOC101221629 gene encoding putative E3 ubiquitin-protein ligase XBAT31, with the protein MGQGLSCSATHENGLFSAVQCGDLEMVQLLLNNQPSLLHNTTLYDRQSPLHFAAANGQIEILSLLLERSVNPDLLNRHKQTPLMLAAMHGKISCLKKLLEVGANILKFDSLHGRTCLHYAAYYGHFDCLEVILSAAQSSPVAASWGFVRFVNIRDGKGATPLHLAARQRRPECIHILLDNGALVSASTGGYGCQGSTPLHLAARGGSLDCIRELLAWGADRLQRDSTGRIPYVIAMKHRHGTCAALLNPSSTEPLVWPSPLKFINELNQEAKALLEQALMEANREREKNILKTNSPGLPSPSHSDAVDDNLSEISDEDTELCSICFEQASTIEVQNCGHVMCAQCTLSLCCHSKPNPTTACLTPPVCPFCRSNILHLVVAKTKREEVDDHEAINSKQRKGRKSHNFSEGGSSSFKGLSSMTSFGKIGGGRNSGRIAAEENQSVDKLG; encoded by the exons ATGGGGCAGGGTCTGAGTTGCAGTGCGACTCATGAGAATGGATTGTTTAGTGCTGTACAGTGTGGGGATTTAGAGATGGTTCAACTTTTGTTGAATAACCAACCATCTTTGTTGCATAATACCACTCTCTATGATCGTCAATCTCCGCTTCATTTTGCTGCTGCTAATGGGCAGATCGAG aTCCTCTCTTTACTTTTGGAACGATCTGTTAATCCGGATTTGTTGAATCGTCACAAACAG ACTCCACTTATGTTGGCAGCAATGCATGGGAAGATCTCTTGTTTGAAGAAACTCCTTGAAGTTGGAGCAAAT attttgaagtttgattCTCTTCACGGGAGAACTTGCTTGCATTATGCTGCTTATTATGGCCattttgattgtttagaaGTCATTCTTTCTGCAGCTCAATCAAGCCCCGTTGCTGCTTCCTG GGGATTTGTACGATTTGTGAATATTAGAGATGGTAAAGGAGCAACCCCTTTACACTTAGCAGCTCGTCAAAGACGACCTGAATGTATTCATATTCTGTTGGATAATGGAGCTCTTGTTAGTGCTTCAACGGGTGGATATGG ATGCCAAGGAAGTACACCTCTTCATTTGGCAGCTCGTGGGGGTTCCTTGGATTGCATCAGGGAATTGTTAGCTTGGGGGGCGGATCGTCTTCAGAGAGATTCCACCGG GAGAATTCCCTATGTAATTGCTATGAAGCACAGACATGGAACTTGTGCAGCCTTGCTGAATCCTTCATCCACAGAGCCACTTGTTTGGCCATCACCCTTGAAATTTATCAATGAGCTTAATCAAGAAGCAAAAGCTTTATTAGAACAGGCTCTAATGGAAGCCAAcagggagagagagaagaacATCTTGAAGACAAATTCTCCTGGACTACCCTCTCCATCGCATTCCGATGCAGTGGATGACAATTTGTCTGAG ATTAGTGATGAAGATACAGAATTATGCTCCATTTGCTTTGAACAAGCTTCCACAATTGAAGTCCAAAACTGTGGCCATGTCATGTGTGCTCAATGCACTCTTTCCCTTTGTTGCCACAGTAAACCGAACCCAACCACGGCATGCCTGACGCCACCGGTTTGCCCGTTCTGTCGAAGCAACATTCTTCATTTGGTTGTCGCAAAGACCAAAAGGGAAGAAGTAGATGACCATGAAGCTATTAACTCCAAGCagagaaagggaagaaagTCCCACAACTTCAGCGAAGGTGGCAGTAGCAGCTTCAAGGGGTTGTCGTCAATGACCTCTTTTGGGAAGATCGGCGGTGGCCGGAACTCTGGACGGATAGCTGCGGAAGAGAATCAGTCAGTTGATAAGCTTGGTTAA